A window from Candidatus Nitrospira neomarina encodes these proteins:
- a CDS encoding complex I subunit 4 family protein produces the protein MNTIFTEHLLSIMIAMPFLGIGIIACIQDQEWIRRVALGCTLGDAVLALVLLREFDFSTQGMQFVERMAWMPTFNIQYAVGVDGISLLLVLLTTLLCPFCVLCSWKSITTRVRSFMAMILLVEGAMIVVFTALDLFLFFMLWEVTMIPMYFMIILWGGPQRIAAGIKFVLYSLSGSLILLLAILGLYVEGGRTFDILALAENTYSPDAQFWIFLAFFLAFAIKLPMLPFHTWLPDAHSEAPTAGSVLLAGVLLKMGGYGFLRFCLPMFPEASVTFAPFILWLSVAAIVYGGYMALAQSDLKKLVAYSSISHMGFVTLGIFVFNNHGIQGAILQMVNHGITTGALFLAVGQLYDRTHSRSIQDYGGLQKSMPRFVALFCLFSVASFGLPGTCNFIGEFLVLVGTSFESYVMVLLSMGGIVLAAAYMLWMLQRVVLGQPKNSTIAQLPDLNMRELVTVIPLAVLILGIGLYPSPLMEMMDSSVTHLTQHMAQYQLGMIHEVSLR, from the coding sequence ATGAATACCATCTTCACTGAACATCTTTTGAGTATCATGATTGCGATGCCGTTTTTGGGCATTGGGATCATTGCGTGTATTCAGGATCAGGAATGGATTCGGCGCGTGGCTCTGGGGTGTACGCTGGGTGACGCTGTTCTGGCACTTGTGCTGCTGAGAGAATTTGATTTTTCCACTCAAGGCATGCAGTTCGTGGAGCGGATGGCATGGATGCCGACCTTTAACATTCAATATGCTGTCGGAGTGGATGGTATTAGTCTTCTTCTGGTTTTACTTACGACTCTGCTCTGTCCCTTTTGCGTCCTGTGCTCATGGAAGTCAATTACCACTCGTGTACGCTCCTTCATGGCCATGATTCTGTTGGTCGAAGGGGCCATGATTGTGGTGTTTACCGCTTTGGACCTGTTTTTGTTTTTCATGTTGTGGGAAGTCACGATGATTCCTATGTATTTTATGATCATTCTGTGGGGTGGCCCCCAACGTATAGCAGCCGGCATCAAATTCGTTCTGTACAGTTTGTCAGGCAGCCTGATCTTACTCTTGGCGATACTCGGATTGTACGTGGAAGGGGGGCGGACATTTGATATTTTAGCATTGGCGGAGAACACCTATTCCCCCGACGCCCAGTTTTGGATATTTTTGGCGTTTTTCCTGGCCTTTGCCATTAAATTACCCATGCTGCCGTTTCATACATGGCTACCGGATGCCCATTCCGAAGCTCCCACCGCTGGAAGCGTCCTGCTGGCTGGGGTGCTTTTGAAAATGGGTGGATATGGATTTTTACGATTTTGTCTCCCCATGTTTCCTGAAGCCTCAGTGACCTTTGCCCCGTTTATCTTGTGGTTATCCGTGGCGGCTATTGTGTATGGGGGGTATATGGCCTTGGCCCAGTCGGACCTGAAAAAGCTAGTGGCGTATTCGTCCATTTCGCATATGGGATTCGTGACATTGGGAATTTTCGTGTTCAATAACCATGGTATTCAAGGAGCCATCTTGCAGATGGTGAACCATGGAATTACCACAGGAGCCCTCTTTTTGGCTGTCGGTCAATTGTATGACCGGACCCATAGCCGGTCGATTCAGGATTACGGAGGATTGCAAAAATCGATGCCCCGGTTTGTAGCACTTTTTTGTTTGTTTTCAGTGGCATCCTTCGGACTTCCTGGTACATGCAATTTTATTGGAGAATTTTTGGTCTTGGTCGGAACGTCTTTTGAAAGCTATGTCATGGTGTTGTTGTCCATGGGGGGCATTGTTCTTGCGGCGGCGTATATGCTCTGGATGCTCCAACGGGTGGTATTGGGTCAACCAAAAAATTCGACCATTGCACAACTACCGGATCTGAATATGCGGGAGTTGGTCACGGTGATTCCTCTTGCGGTTTTAATTTTGGGGATCGGCTTGTACCCGTCACCACTTATGGAAATGATGGATTCGAGCGTCACGCACCTGACTCAGCATATGGCGCAGTACCAGCTGGGGATGATCCACGAGGTGTCCCTTCGGTGA
- a CDS encoding OmpA family protein: MKLGNTLLLVVACTVVVGCVSQQSHERALQEYEKNHESTIAELERLQQAVEEKQTEVLQLQDTKTALEHTVEVQDQMKEEQLAAVQQEVEALYTQIRKLVNSEGGGSLTDPLFGGEPLDFHDLAAALTKVRSGLDGQISQMSHLREQNGQLEKELSALEARLKEVERLKHELELVRKAREAQEAQLEKVKYEVLTVGEEIDRITKALEDKFGNSLVVTQHHDRLVLTMLGQVLFESGEADLTPLGLRIMKQVGQVLATVPGKNIQVEGHTDNHRIYGQLQKQYPTNWELSTARATTVLRYLIEQTGMDPKQFSATGYADMRPVMTNETEEGRAQNRRVEIVLYPERVIQGNETVATLAQ, translated from the coding sequence ATGAAACTGGGAAACACTTTACTTTTGGTAGTGGCATGTACGGTGGTGGTAGGGTGTGTGAGTCAACAATCACATGAACGTGCCCTCCAAGAATACGAAAAAAATCATGAGTCCACGATAGCGGAACTTGAACGCTTGCAGCAGGCTGTTGAAGAAAAGCAAACTGAAGTCCTGCAACTCCAAGATACGAAGACGGCCCTTGAGCATACCGTTGAAGTGCAAGATCAAATGAAGGAAGAACAATTAGCCGCGGTCCAACAAGAAGTGGAAGCGTTGTATACGCAAATCCGAAAACTCGTAAACTCGGAAGGAGGCGGTTCTTTGACCGATCCTCTTTTTGGAGGAGAGCCGCTGGATTTTCATGATTTGGCAGCCGCGCTCACAAAGGTCAGGTCGGGTTTAGACGGGCAAATCAGCCAGATGTCCCACCTTCGTGAACAGAATGGTCAGTTGGAAAAAGAACTTTCCGCGCTGGAGGCCCGGCTTAAAGAAGTGGAACGTTTAAAACATGAATTGGAATTGGTCCGAAAAGCTCGGGAGGCTCAGGAAGCGCAACTGGAGAAAGTCAAATATGAAGTACTCACAGTCGGAGAGGAGATTGATCGTATTACCAAGGCGCTTGAGGACAAATTTGGCAACAGTCTGGTGGTGACACAACACCATGATCGATTAGTCCTGACCATGCTGGGACAAGTTTTGTTTGAATCCGGTGAAGCAGACTTGACCCCTCTGGGCCTCAGGATTATGAAGCAGGTGGGCCAGGTGTTAGCGACCGTGCCGGGGAAAAATATTCAAGTTGAAGGCCACACGGACAATCACCGCATCTATGGACAACTACAAAAACAGTATCCCACTAATTGGGAACTTTCAACCGCACGCGCCACGACAGTGTTACGGTATCTGATTGAACAAACCGGAATGGATCCAAAACAATTTTCAGCGACGGGCTATGCCGATATGCGACCGGTGATGACGAATGAGACCGAAGAGGGAAGAGCTCAAAATCGTCGTGTGGAAATTGTCCTCTATCCGGAACGAGTGATTCAGGGCAATGAAACTGTGGCGACACTCGCCCAGTAA
- the nhaB gene encoding sodium/proton antiporter NhaB: protein MKTTVPQALIQNFLNHTPTWYKLTILGFLILNPILLMSIGSFYTGWILILEFIFTLALALKSYPLQPGGLLALEAVLLGMTTPATVYHEALNNFQVILLLIFMVAGIYFMKDLLLFLFTKILLGVRSKILLGLLFCIMGAFLSAFLDALTVTAVIIAVALGFYNIYHRVASGKSSQIIHDSTSDHEIGSLHRENLDNFRGFLRNLLMHGAVGTALGGVCTLVGEPQNLLIADKAGWEFVEFFLRMAPVTLPVLVTGLCTCMFVEKIRWFDYGFQLPDPVRLILVEFETEQQNRRDAGDTAKLIIQAIAGIWLIVALAFHLAEVGIIGLTVIVFITAFNGIIEEHQLGEAFKEALPFTALLVVFFAIVAVIQDQNLFSGIIGYGLSLQGSHQIGMFYLANGVLSAISDNVFVATVYIQEVLRAFQAGTITRDQFDLLAVAINTGTNIPSVATPNGQAAFLFLLTSSLAPVIRLSYGKMVWMALPYTLTMASVGLFSVYFFLDPATAYLYETGLIQHHSLGSSGNPTEPPAH, encoded by the coding sequence ATGAAGACAACAGTCCCTCAAGCGCTCATACAGAATTTTCTGAACCATACCCCAACCTGGTACAAGCTGACCATTCTGGGATTCTTAATCCTCAATCCCATTTTGTTGATGAGCATTGGGTCCTTTTACACCGGATGGATCCTCATCCTGGAGTTTATTTTTACGCTGGCCCTGGCTCTCAAAAGTTATCCGCTACAACCCGGTGGCTTGCTCGCACTTGAAGCCGTCCTATTGGGGATGACGACACCCGCTACGGTCTATCATGAAGCGCTCAATAATTTTCAGGTGATCCTGTTATTGATTTTCATGGTGGCCGGGATCTACTTCATGAAAGATCTGCTCTTATTTCTGTTTACGAAAATTTTATTAGGCGTCCGTTCAAAAATTTTGTTGGGACTCTTGTTTTGCATCATGGGTGCCTTCCTTTCGGCATTTCTCGATGCCTTGACGGTCACGGCGGTGATCATTGCCGTCGCCTTGGGTTTTTATAACATTTACCACCGGGTGGCCTCTGGCAAATCGTCTCAAATCATTCATGATTCGACAAGCGATCATGAAATCGGCTCGCTTCACCGGGAAAATTTAGATAACTTCCGAGGATTTCTCCGAAATTTATTAATGCATGGAGCGGTGGGAACAGCATTGGGGGGAGTCTGTACTCTCGTGGGGGAACCCCAGAATTTATTGATCGCGGACAAGGCGGGCTGGGAATTTGTGGAATTCTTTTTGCGCATGGCCCCTGTGACACTTCCAGTCTTAGTCACGGGATTGTGCACCTGTATGTTTGTTGAAAAAATACGATGGTTTGATTATGGCTTTCAACTCCCGGATCCCGTTCGCCTCATTTTGGTGGAATTCGAAACTGAACAACAGAACCGACGGGATGCCGGGGACACGGCCAAGCTTATTATTCAAGCGATTGCCGGCATTTGGCTGATTGTCGCTTTAGCCTTTCACTTGGCGGAGGTGGGAATCATTGGACTCACGGTGATCGTATTTATTACCGCCTTTAACGGGATTATCGAAGAGCATCAACTTGGAGAGGCGTTTAAGGAAGCGCTTCCTTTCACGGCTCTACTCGTCGTCTTTTTCGCTATTGTGGCGGTCATCCAGGATCAGAATCTGTTTTCCGGCATCATCGGGTATGGATTAAGTTTGCAAGGATCTCATCAAATCGGCATGTTTTATCTGGCCAATGGTGTTCTTTCGGCCATCAGCGACAATGTTTTTGTTGCGACGGTTTACATTCAGGAAGTGCTCCGTGCCTTCCAGGCGGGTACCATTACCCGCGACCAATTTGATCTTTTGGCCGTTGCCATCAATACGGGCACGAATATCCCCAGTGTGGCAACTCCCAACGGACAAGCCGCATTTTTATTTTTATTAACCTCCTCACTGGCTCCGGTTATCCGCTTATCCTATGGGAAAATGGTATGGATGGCACTTCCCTATACGTTGACCATGGCAAGTGTCGGCCTGTTTTCCGTGTATTTTTTCTTGGATCCCGCGACAGCCTATTTATACGAGACCGGACTCATCCAACACCATAGCTTGGGCAGCTCGGGCAATCCCACAGAACCGCCGGCACATTAA
- a CDS encoding SulP family inorganic anion transporter, producing MAATSPVLSWVHGLHFNNIRGDLYGGLVAAVVALPLALAFGVTSGLGAIAGLYGAIFVGFFAALFGGTPAQASGPTGPMTVVMAGIILNFADEPALAFTAVILGGAFQVLFGLMGFGRYITLVPYPVISGFMSGIGGIILILQVAPFLGLEAKSKVVANLMAMPEFLASFSLPAMLVGSLTLAIVYLTPPSIGKRLPPVLLALIVGTMVAEMFFPTLPVIGDIPTGFPAPIWPTMHTNALVVMVEEALVLALLGTIDSLLTSLVCDNMTRTQHDSNRELIGQGIGNMASGFFGGLPGAGATMRSVANIRTGGRTPLSGMFMAVVLLGTLLGLGPLAEKIPLAVLAGLLIKVGIDIIDWRFLKHMAQAPRTEVLVMIVVLSVTVLVDLITAVGIGVVLASVMFVKRMADLELENLSVITGASKETPLSKEEQRILDRNRERIIMIHVNGPMSFGSAKDMVRRLESVKSFNTFSSVILDLTSVPSIDGTAALAIEDMLVMVKTHQQDVFFVGMRPGVARVLNGLGVLDKVPPEHRYPLRLDALRHAAHIGGSTHPYDVPPTEIQSKHSTPS from the coding sequence ATGGCTGCTACTTCTCCAGTGCTTTCATGGGTTCATGGCCTTCATTTCAATAACATACGGGGAGACCTGTATGGTGGTTTAGTGGCCGCGGTCGTGGCCTTACCGTTAGCCTTGGCCTTCGGAGTGACATCCGGACTCGGGGCAATTGCCGGTCTGTATGGAGCTATTTTCGTGGGGTTTTTCGCAGCCCTCTTCGGCGGGACTCCTGCACAGGCCTCAGGACCGACCGGTCCGATGACCGTGGTGATGGCCGGCATCATCTTGAACTTTGCCGATGAACCGGCATTGGCATTTACCGCTGTCATCCTCGGCGGGGCCTTCCAAGTCTTATTTGGACTGATGGGGTTTGGTCGGTATATCACCTTGGTCCCCTATCCGGTCATTTCAGGATTCATGAGCGGCATCGGAGGAATTATTCTCATTCTTCAGGTTGCCCCCTTTCTCGGTTTGGAAGCAAAGTCCAAAGTCGTGGCCAACCTCATGGCCATGCCCGAGTTCCTCGCATCGTTTTCTCTCCCCGCCATGTTGGTGGGGTCTCTCACATTAGCCATTGTCTATCTCACTCCACCCTCCATCGGCAAACGCCTTCCCCCGGTGTTGTTGGCTCTCATCGTTGGAACGATGGTCGCTGAGATGTTCTTTCCAACCCTTCCGGTTATCGGGGATATTCCTACAGGATTTCCCGCGCCGATTTGGCCGACCATGCATACCAATGCTCTTGTCGTAATGGTTGAAGAAGCCCTCGTCCTGGCATTATTGGGAACAATTGATAGCCTACTGACTTCTCTCGTGTGTGACAATATGACACGGACCCAACATGACTCCAACCGTGAATTGATCGGGCAGGGCATTGGCAATATGGCTTCGGGGTTTTTCGGAGGCCTTCCTGGAGCCGGCGCCACCATGCGATCCGTGGCAAACATCCGAACCGGAGGCCGCACACCTCTTTCTGGCATGTTTATGGCGGTCGTCCTTCTCGGCACTCTGCTTGGCTTAGGCCCTCTGGCTGAAAAAATTCCACTTGCGGTTCTCGCCGGTCTGCTTATCAAGGTCGGAATCGATATTATCGATTGGCGATTCCTGAAACATATGGCGCAAGCTCCACGAACCGAGGTTCTGGTGATGATTGTGGTTTTGTCCGTCACGGTGTTGGTCGACCTCATCACGGCGGTGGGCATTGGCGTGGTTTTAGCCAGCGTGATGTTCGTGAAGCGAATGGCCGATCTGGAACTTGAAAACCTCAGTGTAATCACGGGCGCCTCGAAAGAAACACCGCTGTCGAAGGAGGAGCAACGCATCCTGGACCGAAACCGCGAGCGCATTATCATGATTCATGTGAACGGGCCGATGAGCTTCGGATCAGCTAAAGACATGGTTCGTCGCTTAGAATCGGTAAAAAGTTTCAATACCTTTTCCAGCGTGATTCTCGATCTCACATCGGTACCTTCCATAGACGGAACCGCTGCGTTAGCCATCGAAGACATGCTGGTGATGGTGAAAACTCATCAGCAGGATGTCTTTTTTGTGGGTATGCGTCCGGGAGTCGCTCGAGTTCTCAACGGACTCGGGGTGCTCGATAAGGTCCCACCTGAGCATCGATACCCTCTTCGGTTGGATGCATTACGCCACGCCGCTCATATAGGTGGATCCACCCATCCGTACGATGTCCCTCCCACAGAAATTCAATCTAAACATTCAACACCTTCATGA
- a CDS encoding GAF domain-containing protein produces MPSPLSLQNSVERPQKNRGQVLALALLVATVVFVVDLFLPMGVAEAVPYVACVLIALRSPDKNDPLRLAGLCTFLTVIGFYFSPSGAEPWIGITNRSIALFAIWSTALLAMQVREADEATRDQSSMLTGILSNMPAVAFRIDQEGVMHDSFGRGLARFGLKELAAIGRIPLEPPDQIKNQVKEGTLANSVFYESNGILQGKPWWFLNCLCKLEGDQPGLIGFGIDITDRKRAERRLALHDVIADILTTASSITETYPQILQAICHTLDWKVGILWRMDYQRQALGAALIWPSDSPQAQAMSSAHSGWALTPAEGLAGQVWATRSPLWIKDLADYPKDPRSQTALEMGLHAGFAIPICLAENTRAVLEFFSSFPEEADDMLLQRLSNIGFQIGQYIEREHKERRLATHHSLTNVLAESAGMTQAASLILEAIGDNLGWDLGAIWTLDSSQQVMRCLNVWHSPHLNLDAFRQASQSITFARGVGLPGRVWKSGKPSWITDVVSDPNFPRAAAAAREGLHSGFAFPMKSGTEIVGVIEFFHRDIQKPDEELLAMFASIGLQIGQFIQRTTKQSLNG; encoded by the coding sequence ATGCCAAGTCCGTTGTCCCTTCAAAACTCGGTTGAACGCCCTCAAAAAAATAGGGGGCAGGTTTTAGCTTTAGCCTTGCTTGTGGCTACAGTAGTCTTCGTCGTGGACCTCTTTCTTCCTATGGGAGTGGCCGAAGCGGTCCCTTATGTCGCTTGCGTCCTGATTGCCCTCCGGTCTCCAGATAAAAATGATCCATTGCGTCTGGCAGGACTCTGTACTTTTTTAACAGTCATCGGGTTTTATTTTTCACCGTCCGGGGCTGAACCATGGATAGGTATAACAAATCGGTCGATTGCCTTATTTGCGATTTGGTCGACCGCCCTGTTAGCCATGCAGGTGAGAGAGGCTGACGAAGCGACTCGTGACCAGAGTTCCATGCTGACCGGCATATTGTCGAATATGCCGGCCGTGGCATTTCGGATCGATCAGGAAGGGGTCATGCATGATTCCTTCGGTCGCGGCCTGGCTCGTTTCGGCTTAAAGGAATTGGCCGCCATCGGCCGTATTCCCTTGGAGCCACCCGATCAGATAAAAAATCAGGTCAAGGAAGGCACTCTGGCCAATTCAGTGTTTTACGAAAGCAATGGAATCCTGCAGGGGAAGCCCTGGTGGTTTTTAAATTGTCTGTGCAAATTGGAAGGCGACCAACCGGGCCTCATTGGGTTTGGCATTGACATTACTGATCGTAAGCGTGCGGAACGACGCCTGGCCTTGCATGATGTTATCGCAGACATCCTGACCACCGCGTCTAGCATTACAGAGACATATCCTCAAATTCTCCAAGCCATTTGCCACACGCTGGATTGGAAGGTGGGCATCCTCTGGCGAATGGACTATCAGCGACAGGCCCTGGGAGCGGCCCTCATTTGGCCCTCGGACTCTCCTCAAGCTCAAGCCATGTCATCAGCACACTCCGGTTGGGCGCTCACGCCTGCTGAAGGACTGGCGGGGCAGGTGTGGGCCACTCGAAGCCCTCTCTGGATCAAGGACCTTGCCGATTACCCCAAAGATCCTAGAAGCCAGACGGCTCTGGAAATGGGACTTCACGCCGGATTCGCTATTCCCATTTGCCTGGCTGAGAATACGAGAGCGGTACTCGAATTTTTCTCCTCATTCCCGGAAGAAGCGGACGATATGTTGCTTCAACGGCTTTCGAATATCGGTTTTCAAATCGGTCAGTATATTGAACGGGAGCATAAGGAACGTCGACTGGCCACGCATCACAGTTTAACCAATGTTCTCGCGGAATCTGCTGGAATGACTCAGGCGGCTTCCCTTATCCTGGAAGCCATTGGTGACAATTTAGGATGGGATCTCGGAGCTATTTGGACACTGGACTCCTCACAACAGGTCATGCGTTGTCTCAATGTCTGGCATTCCCCTCACTTAAACCTCGATGCCTTTCGGCAGGCCTCCCAATCAATCACGTTTGCACGGGGAGTGGGATTACCCGGTCGGGTTTGGAAAAGCGGCAAACCGTCATGGATTACCGATGTGGTATCCGACCCGAATTTCCCGCGCGCGGCTGCTGCCGCACGAGAAGGGCTCCATTCCGGATTTGCCTTCCCCATGAAATCGGGAACTGAAATCGTTGGCGTCATCGAATTTTTCCACAGAGATATTCAAAAGCCCGACGAAGAATTGTTGGCCATGTTTGCCTCCATTGGTCTTCAAATTGGCCAATTCATCCAGCGGACCACCAAGCAAAGTCTTAATGGATAA
- a CDS encoding HD-GYP domain-containing protein → MSFVPLHPTALRLGLYIKIEGSWFSHPFPTNSFKIESAQNLETLRGLTKVKLYFDPDRSDPEGIPPDHTMALDRKKVQSPVEQDEEPSNESEAITPHDSSEEEATPEDPIQRKFAQHQAFQVYQEHLQAVGGQFQEVVQEAKQVMQDVITGRPRGLRTAQKIVGELYEILDIADNSRALLNLIGSNEPNEEFFLHALNVCSLSLMVGQDLGLSREDAEKLALGALFHDIGELKFPAEQLLRKGSMSAAERKNFLSTHPKYGVELAEKLPNFPYEAIDVIRQHHERLNGSGFPTGKKDDQISKFAKIVMVVDEYDELCHHPDPAKSLIPSEALSYLYVKCRHRLWHDVVVSLISQLGVYPPGSLVNLSNQKIGIVTSVNLANRLRPVILVYDEHTSSDVPIILNLSEEDESLSIVSAIRPADLSAKIRECLNPRRIISYFPSASSTESGVGGLRTLAGST, encoded by the coding sequence ATGTCTTTCGTACCACTTCATCCAACCGCTCTGCGACTGGGATTGTACATCAAGATTGAGGGATCCTGGTTCAGTCATCCGTTTCCAACCAATTCATTCAAAATCGAATCGGCACAGAATCTCGAAACACTTCGTGGACTCACGAAGGTCAAGTTGTATTTCGATCCAGATCGTTCAGACCCGGAAGGGATTCCTCCCGACCACACCATGGCGCTTGACCGGAAGAAGGTTCAAAGCCCCGTAGAACAGGATGAAGAACCTTCAAACGAATCTGAGGCCATCACCCCCCACGATTCCTCAGAGGAGGAAGCAACTCCGGAAGATCCTATACAACGAAAATTCGCCCAACACCAAGCCTTCCAGGTCTACCAGGAACATTTGCAAGCAGTTGGTGGTCAATTTCAGGAGGTGGTGCAAGAAGCCAAACAGGTCATGCAGGATGTGATCACCGGTCGACCTCGAGGACTCCGAACGGCCCAGAAAATTGTCGGAGAGCTTTATGAGATTCTCGATATCGCTGACAACTCGAGAGCACTGTTGAACCTCATCGGTTCCAACGAACCGAATGAGGAATTTTTTCTACATGCGCTCAATGTCTGTTCATTATCTCTCATGGTCGGGCAGGATTTAGGATTATCGCGTGAAGACGCTGAAAAACTGGCTCTCGGAGCTCTTTTCCATGACATTGGCGAACTCAAGTTTCCGGCAGAGCAATTATTACGAAAAGGGTCGATGTCTGCTGCCGAACGGAAGAACTTTTTGAGTACGCATCCGAAATACGGCGTGGAGTTGGCCGAAAAATTGCCTAATTTCCCTTATGAAGCGATTGACGTGATTCGCCAACATCATGAACGCCTCAACGGGTCAGGGTTCCCAACAGGAAAAAAAGACGATCAAATCAGTAAATTCGCCAAAATTGTCATGGTGGTGGATGAGTACGATGAATTGTGCCATCACCCGGACCCAGCCAAATCCCTCATTCCCTCAGAGGCCCTATCCTATTTATACGTCAAATGCCGGCATAGACTATGGCACGACGTGGTCGTCTCGTTAATCAGTCAGTTGGGTGTCTACCCTCCAGGCTCACTGGTTAACTTGAGTAATCAGAAGATTGGAATCGTCACCAGCGTGAATCTCGCGAACAGGCTCAGGCCGGTCATTCTGGTCTATGATGAGCACACCTCTTCGGATGTACCGATTATTTTGAACCTGTCCGAAGAGGATGAGTCGCTCTCTATTGTCAGTGCCATTCGACCCGCTGACCTTTCTGCCAAAATCAGGGAATGCCTCAATCCTCGTCGAATCATCAGCTACTTTCCCTCTGCCTCTTCCACAGAATCCGGAGTCGGAGGTCTGCGCACTCTGGCCGGATCCACATAA
- a CDS encoding HD domain-containing phosphohydrolase: MISLQQCQNATILIVDDQMTNIMFLESILKNGGYTQVHSTQDPTQVIPLFKELDPDLICLDIRMPELNGFQVMGQLQIIYKHGFLPILVLTSEEDRETRLRALESGAKDFLPKPFDRVEVLMRIRNLLEASLLNKTVSQQNDILEETVRIRTQELKDTQLEVVHRLARAAEHRDNETGAHIIRMAHFAVALGRAAGMSEDECDVLFHATPMHDVGKLGIPDRILLKPGKLDHEEFETMKQHTVIGAKLLSGSQSPILQMGEVIALTHHEKWDGSGYPNRIAGEDIPIVGRICAIADVFDALSSKRCYKDPWPLEKTLKEIHSLIGKQFDPHLVDLFYELMPVITDIQRTHTDMEIPKFDLLKTHNHA; the protein is encoded by the coding sequence ATGATTTCCCTACAGCAATGCCAAAATGCCACGATTCTCATCGTGGATGATCAAATGACCAACATCATGTTCTTGGAGAGCATTCTAAAAAATGGCGGGTACACTCAAGTCCATTCCACCCAAGATCCCACTCAAGTGATACCTCTGTTTAAAGAACTCGATCCAGATCTAATTTGCCTTGATATCCGTATGCCTGAACTTAATGGGTTTCAGGTAATGGGACAACTCCAGATCATTTACAAGCACGGGTTTCTCCCCATTCTGGTCCTTACGTCAGAAGAGGACCGGGAAACCCGCCTCCGAGCATTAGAATCAGGGGCCAAAGACTTCCTGCCTAAACCATTCGATAGGGTGGAAGTGTTAATGCGAATTCGTAATTTACTGGAAGCCAGCCTACTCAATAAAACGGTGTCCCAACAAAATGACATATTGGAAGAAACCGTCCGGATCCGTACCCAAGAGCTCAAAGACACTCAACTGGAAGTAGTCCACCGCCTTGCCCGTGCAGCCGAACATCGAGACAATGAAACCGGCGCGCATATCATCCGCATGGCTCACTTTGCCGTAGCTTTGGGACGTGCCGCCGGCATGTCCGAAGACGAGTGTGATGTCCTCTTTCACGCGACCCCCATGCACGACGTCGGGAAATTGGGGATCCCGGACCGGATCCTCCTGAAACCCGGAAAATTGGATCACGAAGAATTTGAAACCATGAAACAGCATACCGTCATCGGGGCCAAACTCCTCTCCGGCAGCCAATCACCCATCCTACAAATGGGTGAGGTGATTGCACTCACCCACCACGAAAAATGGGATGGCTCCGGCTATCCGAATCGCATTGCCGGGGAAGATATTCCGATAGTCGGCAGAATTTGCGCCATCGCTGATGTTTTTGATGCGCTCTCATCCAAACGATGCTACAAAGATCCCTGGCCCCTGGAGAAAACGCTCAAGGAGATTCACTCCCTAATAGGTAAACAGTTCGATCCCCATCTAGTAGACCTGTTTTATGAACTTATGCCTGTGATCACCGACATTCAGCGAACCCACACGGATATGGAGATTCCCAAATTCGACCTGCTGAAAACCCACAACCACGCCTAA